The proteins below come from a single Isoptericola dokdonensis DS-3 genomic window:
- a CDS encoding polysialyltransferase family glycosyltransferase has product MTEVSCQVVTASTLFGAATVVAAWDAGVLPRRERTVLVVQHNVPSPEASGDLTESPAFAAIADRFDAVVAWNDVVAPYHPKQWKPRPEDVPLWERLLRERWGLGDGPLELVGESVATSPTGALVAIFASAAVSVYADGLMVYGPTRFALKYEVGGRVERLLHLDLLPGVRPTLLAEWDVPGVVVPSESFRKVVGALTEHAVLGAPASGAAQERSGVRLADHLPAPGSYALVLGQYMAAIGLISVAEEAALHRRMVAHAAERGYRHVLLKPHPSAPRQGTEELAAHARTLGVELEVAPAAVLAESLFGESAPGLVVSCFSTALATAAALYDVDVAAVGTDLLLDRLEPYPNSNRVPAVVVDALWSAQPWSGDAADLQRLVRAVSYCQQPGLLAALRDDATGLLPNLEDDRLRRWFRRKRLTALGLPGGFPAPWWRSHRLVHLGDAVDKRLLGGRLRRFVRRRYAAGGDDLRAAVGAMKGKLDADG; this is encoded by the coding sequence ATGACCGAGGTGAGCTGTCAGGTCGTCACGGCCTCGACCCTGTTCGGCGCCGCCACCGTGGTGGCGGCCTGGGACGCGGGCGTGCTGCCGCGGCGCGAACGCACCGTGCTGGTCGTCCAGCACAACGTCCCCTCGCCGGAGGCGAGCGGCGACCTCACCGAGAGCCCGGCGTTCGCCGCGATCGCCGACCGCTTCGACGCGGTCGTCGCGTGGAACGACGTCGTCGCGCCCTACCACCCCAAGCAGTGGAAGCCGCGCCCCGAGGACGTGCCGCTGTGGGAGCGGCTGCTCCGGGAGCGCTGGGGCCTCGGCGACGGCCCGCTGGAGCTCGTGGGGGAGTCGGTGGCGACCTCGCCCACCGGCGCCCTCGTCGCGATCTTCGCGTCCGCGGCCGTGTCGGTCTACGCCGACGGGCTGATGGTCTACGGCCCCACCCGGTTCGCCCTGAAGTACGAGGTGGGCGGTCGCGTCGAGCGGCTGCTGCACCTCGACCTGCTCCCCGGCGTGCGGCCCACCCTGCTCGCCGAGTGGGACGTGCCGGGCGTCGTCGTGCCGTCCGAGTCGTTCCGCAAGGTCGTCGGCGCCCTCACCGAGCACGCCGTCCTCGGTGCACCGGCCTCCGGGGCCGCGCAGGAACGCTCCGGCGTGCGGCTCGCCGACCACCTGCCCGCACCCGGGTCCTACGCGCTCGTGCTCGGCCAGTACATGGCCGCGATCGGGCTGATCAGCGTGGCCGAGGAGGCCGCGCTGCACCGCCGGATGGTGGCGCACGCCGCCGAGCGCGGCTACCGCCACGTCCTGCTCAAGCCGCACCCCTCGGCCCCCCGGCAGGGCACCGAGGAGCTCGCCGCCCACGCCCGCACCCTCGGCGTCGAGCTCGAGGTGGCACCCGCCGCCGTCCTCGCCGAGTCCCTGTTCGGCGAGTCCGCGCCGGGGCTGGTCGTGTCCTGCTTCTCCACGGCGCTGGCCACCGCGGCCGCCCTCTACGACGTCGACGTGGCCGCGGTCGGCACGGACCTCCTCCTCGACCGGCTCGAGCCGTACCCGAACTCCAACCGGGTGCCGGCCGTCGTCGTCGACGCCCTGTGGTCGGCGCAGCCGTGGAGCGGCGACGCCGCGGACCTGCAGCGGCTCGTGCGCGCCGTGTCCTACTGCCAGCAGCCGGGCCTCCTGGCCGCCCTGCGCGACGACGCCACCGGGCTGCTGCCCAACCTGGAGGACGACCGGCTGCGGCGCTGGTTCCGGCGCAAGCGCCTCACCGCGCTCGGGCTGCCCGGCGGGTTCCCCGCCCCGTGGTGGCGCTCGCACCGCCTCGTCCACCTGGGCGACGCCGTCGACAAGCGGCTCCTCGGCGGGCGGCTGCGCCGCTTCGTGCGCCGCCGCTACGCCGCCGGCGGCGACGACCTGCGCGCCGCCGTCGGCGCGATGAAGGGGAAGCTGGACGCCGATGGCTGA
- a CDS encoding glycosyltransferase, with product MAESTPALGAVRVEGRPARCDVRVVACVRDEEDYLEAAVRSVLAQEHDGDLHVVLAVGPSRDRTAEIAAALAADDSRVTVLDNPTGSRSIGLNLAMGHDAPGDAEVVLRVDGHTVLPPGYVHRCVALLHERGAVAVGGVMSPVGHGAVQEAAARAMSHPVGIGAASFHTGGRAGPADTVYLGAFRRAAVEAVGGYDPSLFRAEDWELCLRLRRAGGVLWFDPSLVVEYRPRRTLAAVAKQFWRTGMWRREVVRRDASTASLRYLAPPALVLLLGLGLLAAVVGALTGAAALAVAGLALPAAYLVGVVVAAVVAGARRPRLRPAAALVLPVVLVVMHVTWGAGFVRGLTARAAADHRA from the coding sequence ATGGCTGAGAGCACCCCGGCCCTCGGCGCGGTGCGGGTCGAAGGCCGGCCCGCCCGCTGCGACGTGCGGGTCGTCGCCTGCGTCCGGGACGAGGAGGACTACCTCGAGGCGGCCGTGCGGTCCGTCCTGGCGCAGGAGCACGACGGCGACCTGCACGTCGTGCTCGCCGTCGGGCCGTCGCGCGACCGCACGGCCGAGATCGCGGCGGCGCTCGCGGCGGACGACTCCCGGGTCACGGTGCTCGACAACCCGACGGGGTCCCGCTCGATCGGGCTGAACCTCGCCATGGGCCACGACGCCCCCGGCGACGCGGAGGTCGTGCTGCGCGTCGACGGGCACACGGTCCTGCCGCCCGGCTACGTGCACCGGTGCGTCGCCCTGCTGCACGAGCGGGGCGCGGTGGCCGTCGGCGGGGTGATGTCGCCGGTCGGCCACGGCGCCGTGCAGGAGGCGGCCGCCCGCGCCATGAGCCACCCGGTCGGGATCGGCGCGGCGTCGTTCCACACGGGCGGTCGCGCGGGGCCCGCCGACACCGTCTACCTGGGGGCCTTCCGCCGGGCGGCCGTCGAGGCCGTGGGCGGGTACGACCCGTCGCTGTTCCGCGCCGAGGACTGGGAGCTGTGCCTGCGGCTGCGCCGCGCCGGTGGTGTGCTCTGGTTCGACCCGTCGCTGGTCGTCGAGTACCGGCCCCGGCGCACGCTCGCGGCCGTCGCCAAGCAGTTCTGGCGGACCGGCATGTGGCGCCGCGAGGTCGTCCGGCGCGACGCGTCGACCGCGTCCCTGCGCTACCTCGCCCCGCCCGCGCTCGTGCTGCTGCTCGGGCTGGGGCTCCTCGCCGCGGTGGTCGGGGCGCTGACCGGCGCCGCCGCCCTCGCCGTGGCCGGGTTGGCGCTCCCGGCGGCGTACCTGGTGGGCGTCGTGGTGGCCGCCGTCGTCGCGGGCGCGCGCCGGCCGCGGCTGCGGCCCGCCGCCGCGCTCGTGCTGCCCGTCGTCCTCGTCGTCATGCACGTCACCTGGGGCGCGGGGTTCGTCCGTGGTCTCACCGCGCGGGCGGCGGCCGACCACCGGGCCTGA
- a CDS encoding N-acetylneuraminate synthase family protein: MTATPTAPNPVQIGEHVVGAGEPVYVIGEIGINHNGDVEIAKQLIDVAVAAGCQAVKFQKRTPEISTPKDQRDKIRQTPWGEMTYLEYKYKVEFEHEQYSEIDQYAKAQGIQWFASPWDVPSVAFLEEFGVPTHKIASASVTDTDLLRALADTGKPLILSTGMSTLEQIDDAVEILGTDGLVLLHATSTYPLPPEEANLRTISTLQERYGVPVGYSGHETGLQISLAAVALGAVAVERHITLDRAMWGSDHAASLEPKGLSNLVRDIRILQDALGDGVKKVMPGELAPMSRLRRIG; the protein is encoded by the coding sequence ATGACCGCCACCCCGACCGCCCCGAACCCGGTGCAGATCGGCGAGCACGTCGTCGGCGCCGGCGAGCCCGTCTACGTCATCGGTGAGATCGGCATCAACCACAACGGTGACGTCGAGATCGCCAAGCAGCTGATCGACGTCGCCGTCGCGGCCGGCTGCCAGGCCGTGAAGTTCCAGAAGCGCACCCCGGAGATCAGCACCCCCAAGGACCAGCGGGACAAGATCCGCCAGACACCCTGGGGCGAGATGACGTACCTGGAGTACAAGTACAAGGTCGAGTTCGAGCACGAGCAGTACTCCGAGATCGACCAGTACGCCAAGGCGCAGGGCATCCAGTGGTTCGCCTCCCCGTGGGACGTCCCCTCGGTGGCGTTCCTCGAGGAGTTCGGCGTGCCGACCCACAAGATCGCCTCGGCGTCCGTGACGGACACCGACCTGCTGCGTGCGCTGGCCGACACGGGCAAGCCGCTCATCCTGTCGACCGGCATGTCGACCCTGGAGCAGATCGACGACGCCGTGGAGATCCTCGGCACCGACGGTCTCGTGCTGCTGCACGCCACCTCGACGTACCCGCTGCCCCCGGAGGAGGCGAACCTCCGCACGATCTCGACCCTCCAGGAGCGCTACGGCGTGCCCGTCGGCTACTCGGGCCACGAGACCGGCCTGCAGATCTCGCTGGCGGCCGTCGCCCTCGGTGCCGTCGCCGTCGAGCGGCACATCACCCTCGACCGTGCCATGTGGGGCTCGGACCACGCCGCGTCGCTCGAGCCCAAGGGTCTGAGCAACCTGGTGCGCGACATCCGCATCCTGCAGGACGCGCTCGGCGACGGCGTGAAGAAGGTCATGCCGGGCGAGCTCGCCCCCATGTCCCGCCTGCGCCGCATCGGCTGA
- a CDS encoding DUF6716 putative glycosyltransferase: protein MTGPSVLAVADSDSYLKWAAWTLARLRDDAGARGEAVVVRSPLAPTSAQGRAAVAGTGLEPPAVLGPRAVARRVRDTRPDVVLVAATGPVAELVARAVVRASGHHRPALVTGLPGMALPATAHGTGWRRWADAFVVHAPAEVEPYRAAFADHGCAPALPVTRLPFLDVAPAADAGRTVPHRVVVAAQAKVPASRADRVRLLDGLAALAGAGFEVVVKLRARAGERQTHNEPYPLDVLWAAQARAPGHAAGAVTFAVGPMAEHLTPGTALLTVSSTAALESLARGLPTVFLADFGVGPALLNEPFAASGCLLRLDEVAGALRSGGPTPDAAWCADGYLHDRDELGSTVRRLAAAARSGTLPGLAPVAPYSLPRHGWSRVRSALPVAVSARLTR from the coding sequence ATGACCGGTCCGTCCGTCCTCGCCGTCGCCGACTCCGACTCCTACCTCAAGTGGGCCGCGTGGACCCTCGCCCGGCTGCGCGACGACGCCGGTGCCCGCGGCGAGGCCGTCGTCGTCCGCTCCCCGCTCGCGCCGACGTCCGCGCAGGGCCGGGCCGCCGTGGCCGGGACGGGGCTCGAGCCGCCGGCCGTGCTGGGGCCGCGCGCCGTCGCCCGCCGGGTGCGGGACACCCGCCCGGACGTGGTGCTGGTCGCAGCCACCGGGCCGGTGGCCGAGCTAGTGGCGCGCGCGGTCGTCCGGGCCTCGGGCCACCACCGGCCCGCCCTGGTCACCGGCCTGCCGGGGATGGCGCTGCCCGCCACGGCGCACGGCACGGGCTGGCGTCGCTGGGCGGACGCGTTCGTCGTGCACGCCCCCGCGGAGGTCGAGCCCTACCGGGCGGCCTTCGCCGACCACGGCTGCGCCCCGGCCCTGCCGGTGACCCGGCTGCCGTTCCTCGACGTCGCACCCGCGGCGGACGCCGGGCGCACGGTCCCGCACCGGGTCGTCGTCGCCGCGCAGGCGAAGGTCCCGGCCTCCCGCGCGGACCGGGTGCGGCTGCTCGACGGGCTCGCGGCGCTGGCGGGCGCGGGCTTCGAGGTGGTGGTGAAGCTGCGTGCCCGCGCCGGGGAGCGCCAGACGCACAACGAGCCGTACCCGCTCGACGTGCTGTGGGCGGCGCAGGCCCGGGCGCCGGGGCACGCCGCGGGCGCGGTGACGTTCGCGGTCGGTCCGATGGCGGAGCACCTGACGCCGGGCACCGCACTGCTCACGGTCAGCTCGACCGCCGCGCTGGAGTCCCTCGCCCGCGGCCTGCCGACGGTGTTCCTCGCCGACTTCGGGGTCGGTCCCGCCCTGCTCAACGAGCCGTTCGCGGCGTCGGGCTGCCTGCTCCGGCTCGACGAGGTCGCCGGCGCGCTGCGGTCCGGCGGCCCGACGCCCGACGCGGCGTGGTGCGCCGACGGGTACCTGCACGACCGGGACGAGCTCGGGTCGACCGTGCGGCGCCTCGCGGCGGCGGCCCGGTCGGGCACGCTGCCCGGCCTCGCGCCCGTCGCGCCGTACTCGCTGCCCCGCCACGGCTGGTCCCGCGTGCGGTCCGCGCTGCCCGTCGCGGTGTCCGCGCGCCTGACGCGCTGA
- a CDS encoding glycosyltransferase — protein sequence MSAPVVVAVVVSYNRAELLGAALDALADQKRPVDRVVVVDNASTDDALQVARTHPSAPHVVALARNTGGAGGFAVGLATGVADLGADLVWLMDDDTIPTPTALGELLAARDAYDGEVTALASRVVWTDGSDHPMNTPRRHPRATAADVTRADAAGAMPVRSMSFVSMLIDARAVRRSGLPVTDYFIWNDDFEYSTRLLRDRVGLYVPGSVVEHRTKKLGATDADPGPRFYYEVRNKIWMFSRSPALSFSERVLYGGSTVRRWVRTFVRSQDRGTLAKAGTRGLWHGLTKHPRPDTEVLSGVGPAALTVARLEAGAALPAPVHVNRIAAAPGRFVSGEPLTDHRFSVLLPVYRGDDATHLERGFRSVSEDQTLRPDEIVVVRDGPVGAEIAAVLDRLDQITDVPVTVVRLPHNLGLARALEEGLAACRHEIVARADADDISLPERFATQVPLVASGFDLVGSAICEFEDDEAERGMVRVPPTGAAIAESARFRDPFNHPSVVYRRSAVAAVGGYEHLDLMEDYLLFARMIAAGAHAENVTEPLVLYRVGAGAYARRGGRRLLASELALQRTLHSEGFVSTPQMVRNVVVRAGYRLVPQRLRRAGYQSFTRRRGGYVPDDL from the coding sequence ATGTCCGCCCCCGTAGTGGTCGCCGTCGTCGTGTCCTACAACCGGGCCGAGCTGCTCGGTGCCGCACTCGACGCCCTCGCCGACCAGAAGCGCCCTGTCGACCGTGTCGTCGTCGTCGACAACGCGTCCACCGACGACGCCCTCCAGGTCGCGCGTACCCACCCCAGCGCCCCGCACGTGGTGGCGCTGGCTCGCAACACGGGCGGCGCCGGCGGTTTCGCCGTGGGGCTCGCGACGGGGGTCGCGGACCTCGGGGCGGACCTGGTCTGGCTGATGGACGACGACACGATCCCCACCCCGACGGCGCTGGGCGAGCTGCTCGCCGCCCGCGACGCCTACGACGGCGAGGTCACGGCGCTGGCCAGCCGGGTCGTGTGGACCGACGGCTCGGACCACCCGATGAACACGCCGCGCCGGCACCCGCGCGCCACGGCCGCGGACGTCACGCGGGCCGACGCCGCGGGCGCGATGCCGGTGCGGTCGATGTCGTTCGTGTCGATGCTGATCGACGCCCGGGCCGTGCGCCGGTCGGGTCTGCCCGTCACCGACTACTTCATCTGGAACGACGACTTCGAGTACTCGACCCGCCTCCTACGGGACCGGGTCGGGCTGTACGTGCCGGGCTCCGTCGTCGAGCACCGCACGAAGAAGCTGGGCGCGACGGACGCCGACCCCGGACCGCGCTTCTACTACGAGGTGCGCAACAAGATCTGGATGTTCTCGCGCTCGCCCGCGCTGTCGTTCAGCGAGCGGGTGCTCTACGGCGGCTCCACGGTGCGCCGCTGGGTGCGCACCTTCGTCCGCTCGCAGGACCGCGGCACGCTGGCGAAGGCCGGCACCCGTGGCCTCTGGCACGGTCTGACCAAGCACCCCCGCCCCGACACGGAGGTCCTGTCGGGCGTCGGCCCCGCCGCCCTGACGGTCGCGCGCCTCGAGGCGGGCGCGGCGCTGCCGGCACCGGTGCACGTCAACCGGATCGCGGCGGCGCCGGGCCGGTTCGTCTCGGGCGAGCCGCTCACCGACCACCGGTTCTCCGTCCTGCTGCCGGTCTACCGCGGCGACGACGCGACCCACCTGGAGCGCGGGTTCCGCTCGGTGAGCGAGGACCAGACGCTGCGCCCGGACGAGATCGTCGTGGTGCGGGACGGCCCCGTCGGCGCGGAGATCGCGGCCGTGCTCGACCGGCTGGACCAGATCACGGACGTGCCGGTGACGGTCGTGCGCCTGCCGCACAACCTGGGGCTGGCGCGCGCGCTGGAGGAGGGGCTCGCGGCGTGCCGCCACGAGATCGTCGCCCGCGCGGACGCCGACGACATCTCCCTGCCGGAGCGCTTCGCCACCCAGGTCCCGCTGGTGGCCTCGGGCTTCGACCTCGTCGGTTCGGCCATCTGCGAGTTCGAGGACGACGAGGCCGAGCGCGGCATGGTGCGCGTCCCGCCGACGGGTGCCGCGATCGCCGAGTCGGCGCGGTTCCGCGACCCGTTCAACCACCCGTCGGTCGTGTACCGGCGGTCCGCCGTCGCGGCGGTGGGCGGGTACGAGCACCTCGACCTCATGGAGGACTACCTCCTGTTCGCCCGGATGATCGCCGCGGGCGCGCACGCCGAGAACGTCACCGAACCGCTCGTGCTGTACCGGGTGGGCGCGGGAGCGTACGCCCGGCGCGGCGGGCGCCGCCTGCTCGCCTCCGAGCTCGCCCTGCAGCGCACCCTGCACTCCGAGGGCTTCGTCTCGACGCCGCAGATGGTGCGCAACGTCGTGGTGCGGGCCGGCTACCGGCTGGTCCCGCAGCGGCTGCGCCGGGCCGGCTACCAGTCCTTCACCCGCCGCCGCGGCGGCTACGTGCCCGACGACCTCTAG
- the manA gene encoding mannose-6-phosphate isomerase, class I has translation MQHYDWGGLEAIQDLVGIPSDGSPAAELWLGAHPSAPSRLPGGTSLADVVAADPDGVLGRRVADRFGPRLPYLLKVLAARRALSLQVHPRPHAARAGFQRENRAGLALDAPGRSFHDEQHKPEMLVALTPFEGLAGFRSPRAVLTLLDGLDGKLVEQVRDALGRTRSAVGLRAALEVLVAARGSAWCAADVEATVAGVRARAGASPSQRADATLLQLAEQHPGDPGSIVSLLLNRVSLEPGEAMYVPAGEVHAYLSGLGVEIMASSDNVLRAGLTTKHVDTDALVECAAFAPRPPVRPDATVVGTHSLVTTYRAPVEEFALTTFDLDPAEPAALAPDGPRIVLALDGTAQVRTEAGSVDLRRGESCLVPHAAGATTVAGDGHLVCAWVP, from the coding sequence GTGCAGCACTACGACTGGGGCGGGCTGGAGGCCATCCAGGACCTCGTCGGGATCCCGTCGGACGGCAGCCCCGCCGCCGAGCTGTGGCTCGGTGCGCACCCGTCCGCCCCGTCCCGGCTGCCCGGCGGCACCTCCCTCGCGGACGTCGTCGCCGCGGACCCCGACGGCGTGCTGGGCCGCCGCGTCGCCGACCGGTTCGGCCCCCGCCTGCCCTACCTGCTCAAGGTCCTCGCGGCTCGCCGCGCCCTGTCCCTGCAGGTGCACCCCCGCCCGCACGCCGCCCGTGCCGGGTTCCAGCGGGAGAACCGCGCCGGACTGGCCCTGGACGCCCCGGGCCGCTCCTTCCACGACGAGCAGCACAAGCCGGAGATGCTCGTCGCGCTCACGCCCTTCGAGGGCCTCGCCGGGTTCCGCAGCCCGCGCGCCGTCCTCACGCTGCTCGACGGGCTCGACGGCAAGCTCGTCGAGCAGGTGCGCGACGCGCTCGGCCGCACGCGCTCCGCCGTCGGCCTGCGCGCCGCGCTCGAGGTGCTCGTCGCCGCCCGCGGCTCCGCGTGGTGCGCGGCGGACGTCGAGGCGACGGTCGCCGGCGTGCGCGCCCGCGCCGGGGCGTCGCCGTCGCAGCGCGCCGACGCGACGCTGCTCCAGCTCGCCGAGCAGCACCCCGGCGACCCCGGGTCGATCGTGTCGCTGCTGCTCAACCGGGTCTCCCTGGAGCCCGGTGAGGCGATGTACGTCCCCGCCGGGGAGGTGCACGCCTACCTGTCCGGCCTCGGCGTGGAGATCATGGCGTCGTCCGACAACGTGCTGCGCGCCGGGCTCACCACCAAGCACGTCGACACCGACGCGCTCGTCGAGTGCGCCGCGTTCGCCCCCCGCCCGCCCGTGCGGCCGGACGCGACCGTCGTCGGCACGCACAGCCTCGTGACGACCTACCGGGCGCCCGTCGAGGAGTTCGCGCTCACCACGTTCGACCTCGACCCGGCCGAGCCCGCCGCCCTCGCCCCGGACGGGCCGCGCATCGTGCTCGCGCTCGACGGCACCGCACAGGTGCGGACCGAGGCCGGGTCGGTCGACCTGCGCCGCGGCGAGTCCTGCCTGGTGCCGCACGCGGCCGGGGCGACCACCGTCGCCGGTGACGGGCACCTCGTCTGCGCCTGGGTGCCCTGA
- a CDS encoding glycosyltransferase family 2 protein: MTDARPQVSVVVPARDAGGHLPDALGSLARQGIAPTDLEVVVVDDGSTDDTLEVLEEASTRMPGLRWVHHRTARGVSAARNRGVKESRGRWVTFLDPDDWFYPGHLAHMLAAGDALDVDFLVCDQVQAYGEERRRVRAPEVRRHVGLDPRTGILPTTRSTMVNYVQVSSRFLSRRVVDDGLAVFDEDLPTAEDREWAWRLLLGTRRYAVVDAPGYVYRRQVANSLTDIGDVRQLGFVTAYDGVLDRLRQDATLARYEPKVLRDTIAVLHHHTKRRQAYPDDVWAQLVDRSQGLVDRFDPAVRAEQRAAMDARRAHDLRKQGVHV; encoded by the coding sequence ATGACAGACGCGCGACCGCAGGTGTCCGTCGTCGTCCCCGCGCGGGACGCCGGCGGGCACCTGCCCGACGCCCTGGGCAGCCTGGCCCGCCAGGGGATCGCCCCGACCGACCTCGAGGTCGTCGTCGTCGACGACGGGTCGACCGACGACACGCTGGAGGTGCTGGAGGAGGCCTCCACCCGCATGCCCGGTCTGCGCTGGGTGCACCACCGCACCGCGCGCGGGGTCTCCGCCGCCCGCAACCGTGGGGTCAAGGAGTCCCGCGGACGGTGGGTGACGTTCCTCGACCCGGACGACTGGTTCTACCCGGGCCACCTGGCCCACATGCTCGCGGCGGGCGACGCCCTGGACGTCGACTTCCTCGTCTGCGACCAGGTGCAGGCCTACGGCGAGGAGCGCCGCCGGGTGCGGGCCCCCGAGGTGCGCCGCCACGTCGGCCTCGACCCGCGCACCGGCATCCTGCCGACGACCCGCTCCACGATGGTCAACTACGTGCAGGTGTCCTCCCGGTTCCTGTCCCGCCGCGTGGTGGACGACGGGCTCGCCGTGTTCGACGAGGACCTGCCCACCGCGGAGGACCGGGAGTGGGCCTGGCGCCTGCTGCTCGGCACCCGGCGGTACGCCGTCGTGGACGCCCCCGGGTACGTCTACCGCCGGCAGGTCGCGAACTCGCTGACCGACATCGGCGACGTCCGCCAGCTCGGCTTCGTCACCGCCTACGACGGGGTGCTGGACCGGCTGCGGCAGGACGCGACGCTCGCCCGCTACGAGCCGAAGGTGCTGCGGGACACGATCGCCGTCCTGCACCACCACACCAAGCGGCGGCAGGCGTACCCGGACGACGTGTGGGCGCAGCTCGTCGACCGCTCGCAGGGGCTCGTCGACCGGTTCGACCCGGCGGTGCGCGCCGAGCAGCGCGCGGCCATGGACGCGAGGCGTGCGCACGACCTCCGCAAGCAGGGGGTCCACGTATGA
- the glf gene encoding UDP-galactopyranose mutase, with protein sequence MNADVVVVGTGFFGLTVAERLASAGRRVLMVERRDHLGGNAYSEAEPTTGIEVHRYGAHLFHTSNERVWEYVNRFTAFTDYRHRVYTTHRGEVYPMPINLGTINQFFRSSHGPEAARALLAEQAAELGDRTPANLDEQGVRLIGRPLYEAFIRGYTAKQWQTDPRELPASIISRLPVRYTYDNRYFNDRYEGLPVDGYTAWLERMADHPNIEVRLSTDFFDDAQPVSKAAVVGQVPVVYTGPVDRYFDFAEGELSWRTLDFEQEVLDVGDFQGTSVMNYADEDTPFTRILEFRHFHPERDYPRDRTVVVREFSRFAQRTDEPYYPVNTPEDRERLLRYRELMTAEPDVHFGGRLGTYQYLDMHMAIGSALSMVDNQLTA encoded by the coding sequence ATGAATGCCGACGTCGTCGTCGTCGGGACGGGGTTCTTCGGCCTCACCGTCGCCGAGCGCCTCGCGTCCGCGGGCCGTCGCGTCCTCATGGTGGAGCGCCGCGACCACCTCGGGGGCAACGCGTACTCCGAGGCGGAGCCCACCACGGGGATCGAGGTGCACCGGTACGGCGCGCACCTGTTCCACACCTCGAACGAGCGGGTCTGGGAGTACGTCAACCGGTTCACGGCGTTCACGGACTACCGGCACCGGGTGTACACCACGCACCGCGGCGAGGTGTACCCGATGCCGATCAACCTCGGCACGATCAACCAGTTCTTCCGGTCGTCGCACGGCCCGGAGGCGGCGCGCGCGCTCCTCGCCGAGCAGGCCGCCGAGCTGGGCGACCGCACCCCGGCGAACCTCGACGAGCAGGGCGTGCGGCTCATCGGCCGCCCGCTGTACGAGGCGTTCATCCGCGGGTATACGGCCAAGCAGTGGCAGACCGACCCCCGCGAGCTGCCGGCGTCGATCATCTCCCGCCTGCCCGTGCGCTACACGTACGACAACCGCTACTTCAACGACCGCTACGAGGGGTTGCCCGTCGACGGGTACACCGCGTGGCTGGAGCGCATGGCCGACCACCCGAACATCGAGGTGCGGCTGTCCACGGACTTCTTCGACGACGCCCAGCCGGTGAGCAAGGCGGCCGTCGTCGGCCAGGTGCCGGTGGTGTACACCGGCCCGGTGGACCGCTACTTCGACTTCGCCGAGGGCGAGCTGTCGTGGCGCACGCTCGACTTCGAGCAGGAGGTCCTCGACGTCGGCGACTTCCAGGGCACGTCGGTGATGAACTACGCGGACGAGGACACCCCGTTCACGCGCATCCTCGAGTTCCGGCACTTCCACCCCGAGCGCGACTACCCGCGCGACCGGACGGTCGTGGTGCGGGAGTTCTCGCGGTTCGCGCAGCGCACGGACGAGCCCTACTACCCGGTGAACACGCCCGAGGACCGCGAGCGCCTGCTGCGCTACCGCGAGCTCATGACCGCCGAGCCCGACGTCCACTTCGGCGGGCGCCTCGGCACGTACCAGTACCTCGACATGCACATGGCGATCGGGTCGGCCCTGTCCATGGTGGACAACCAGCTCACCGCCTGA